A genomic segment from Paenibacillus sp. FSL K6-1096 encodes:
- a CDS encoding GerAB/ArcD/ProY family transporter, producing MALILGGLLALIPLFFTIQTGKLKPGTGWVDFGGEIVGQWLHKAVVFLLLGWCIYYVSYDIQNFVLFFGGNYLRGTPPLFIQIVIGLVIMYTAHLGFSSIVYMSDGIALIFIFSTLFSVYLFIQNANFAMLPAFIHYYNPHSLFKDSISVLSWLGEWVVFLFIAPELKLSNRMLKRFSVTTVILIVIMLLGWAMTMLNFGPYLGKDLQYPYLQLVQTSSSADLMGNADPLLIGIWSFSMFIHSAFLIYVAYKCALYLWKQKAEAYYIPVMTFCSIIIAYLYSKNVAKYTHDYYAFSTQIIWLNIEFIPMYYYIVAAIRMKAGRGMK from the coding sequence ATGGCACTGATTTTGGGTGGACTTCTTGCGTTAATTCCGTTGTTTTTTACCATACAGACAGGAAAATTAAAGCCTGGCACGGGCTGGGTTGATTTTGGTGGCGAAATTGTCGGACAATGGCTGCATAAGGCCGTAGTTTTTCTTTTGCTGGGCTGGTGTATCTACTATGTCTCCTATGACATCCAGAATTTTGTACTGTTCTTCGGGGGCAATTATTTACGCGGAACTCCGCCCCTTTTTATTCAGATTGTCATTGGGCTTGTTATCATGTATACGGCTCATCTGGGATTCTCGTCCATCGTGTATATGTCTGACGGAATTGCATTGATCTTCATTTTTTCGACCCTGTTTAGTGTCTATCTGTTTATCCAGAATGCCAATTTCGCCATGCTCCCCGCTTTTATCCACTATTACAATCCGCATAGCCTCTTTAAAGACTCTATTTCTGTATTGTCCTGGCTGGGAGAATGGGTAGTGTTCTTGTTCATTGCTCCGGAGCTTAAGCTCAGCAACAGAATGCTCAAGCGGTTCAGTGTAACTACGGTGATTCTGATTGTGATTATGCTGTTGGGCTGGGCCATGACTATGCTGAATTTCGGCCCGTATCTCGGAAAAGATCTGCAATATCCCTACCTCCAGCTGGTTCAAACTTCCTCAAGCGCCGATCTTATGGGCAATGCAGATCCGCTCCTGATCGGAATATGGTCGTTCTCCATGTTTATTCACAGCGCCTTTCTAATTTATGTGGCCTACAAATGCGCTTTATATCTCTGGAAGCAAAAAGCTGAAGCCTACTATATTCCGGTTATGACGTTCTGCTCCATTATCATTGCATACCTGTACTCTAAAAATGTGGCTAAATATACGCATGACTATTACGCGTTCAGTACACAGATCATTTGGCTGAATATAGAATTTATTCCTATGTATTACTACATTGTAGCTGCCATTCGGATGAAGGCGGGAAGAGGAATGAAATGA